One part of the Nocardioides conyzicola genome encodes these proteins:
- a CDS encoding PLDc N-terminal domain-containing protein, whose product MGTVIGIIGLIAAIWVIIEVVRSSASTVAKIVWIVCAVLFSIITAIVWAVWGRKEFGGQKAVV is encoded by the coding sequence ATGGGAACAGTCATTGGGATCATCGGTCTGATCGCGGCCATCTGGGTGATCATCGAGGTCGTGCGCTCCTCGGCGAGCACGGTCGCGAAGATCGTCTGGATCGTCTGCGCGGTGCTCTTCTCGATCATCACCGCCATCGTCTGGGCGGTCTGGGGTCGCAAGGAGTTCGGCGGCCAGAAGGCCGTCGTCTGA
- the pyk gene encoding pyruvate kinase, whose translation MRRAKIVCTLGPATSSPRRIRELVYAGMDVARLNMSHGSHEDHAEAYRLVREASDASGHGVGIFADLQGPKIRLETFPDGPVVLRRGQPWVITTRDVPGDDTICGTTYKGLPGDVNVGDPLLIDDGKIRLRVTGVVDGTDVHTEVLVGGKVSNNKGINLPGVAVSVPALSEKDIEDLRFALHLTVDFIALSFVRDAKDADDVRKIMDEEGIHLPIIAKIEKPQAIENLDEVISAFDGFMVARGDLAVECPLEDVPFLQKQIVRKARLHAKPVIVATQMLESMISSPAPTRAEASDVANAVLDGADAVMLSGETSVGEFPVHTVETMARIITSTEEHAIASGDGAGVFAKIDWDPHTRSGVIAKAAEEVAERVEAKYVVAFTTSGDSARRMSRLRGSVPVLAFTPVPAVRSQLALSWGVETFLTQMVEHTDEMVRQVDDQLLQIGRVKEGELVVIIAGAPPGIPGSTNALRIHRMGDAINEVAPAYKRHL comes from the coding sequence GTGCGTAGAGCAAAGATCGTCTGCACCCTCGGCCCCGCGACCTCGTCGCCGCGTCGGATCCGTGAGCTCGTGTACGCCGGGATGGACGTCGCCCGGCTGAACATGAGCCACGGATCCCACGAGGACCACGCGGAGGCGTACCGCCTCGTGCGGGAGGCCTCCGACGCCAGCGGCCACGGGGTCGGCATCTTCGCCGACCTCCAGGGCCCCAAGATCCGCCTCGAGACGTTCCCGGACGGGCCGGTCGTGCTCCGTCGCGGCCAGCCGTGGGTGATCACCACCCGCGACGTGCCGGGCGACGACACGATCTGCGGCACGACGTACAAGGGCCTGCCCGGCGACGTCAACGTCGGCGACCCCCTCCTCATCGACGACGGCAAGATCCGCCTCCGGGTCACCGGGGTCGTGGACGGCACGGACGTCCACACCGAGGTGCTGGTCGGCGGCAAGGTCTCCAACAACAAGGGCATCAACCTGCCCGGCGTCGCGGTGTCGGTGCCGGCCCTGTCCGAGAAGGACATCGAGGACCTGCGGTTCGCGCTGCACCTCACCGTCGACTTCATCGCGCTGAGCTTCGTGCGTGACGCGAAGGACGCCGACGACGTCCGCAAGATCATGGACGAGGAGGGCATCCACCTCCCGATCATCGCCAAGATCGAGAAGCCGCAGGCGATCGAGAACCTCGACGAGGTCATCAGCGCCTTCGACGGCTTCATGGTCGCGCGCGGCGACCTCGCGGTGGAGTGCCCGCTCGAGGACGTGCCGTTCCTGCAGAAGCAGATCGTGCGCAAGGCCCGCCTGCACGCCAAGCCGGTCATCGTCGCGACCCAGATGCTCGAGTCGATGATCTCGAGCCCCGCGCCGACCCGCGCCGAGGCCTCCGACGTCGCCAACGCGGTGCTCGACGGCGCGGACGCCGTGATGCTCTCCGGCGAGACCAGCGTGGGGGAGTTCCCCGTGCACACCGTCGAGACGATGGCCCGGATCATCACCTCCACCGAGGAGCACGCCATCGCCTCCGGCGACGGTGCCGGCGTCTTCGCCAAGATCGACTGGGACCCGCACACCCGCTCCGGCGTCATCGCCAAGGCGGCCGAGGAGGTCGCCGAGCGCGTCGAGGCGAAGTACGTCGTCGCCTTCACGACCAGCGGCGACTCCGCCCGCCGGATGTCGCGGCTGCGCGGCTCCGTGCCGGTCCTCGCCTTCACACCGGTCCCGGCGGTCCGCTCCCAGCTGGCGCTGAGCTGGGGCGTCGAGACGTTCCTGACCCAGATGGTCGAGCACACCGACGAGATGGTGCGTCAGGTCGACGACCAGCTGCTCCAGATCGGACGGGTCAAGGAGGGGGAGCTGGTGGTCATCATCGCCGGCGCCCCGCCCGGCATCCCCGGCTCCACCAACGCGCTGCGCATCCACCGGATGGGCGATGCCATCAACGAGGTCGCGCCCGCGTACAAGCGCCACCTCTGA